The Streptomyces sp. NBC_01439 genome contains the following window.
CGACGGCCCCGGTGCGCCGGGTGACCAGGGTGCGGGCCGCGTGGTTGGGGACGTACCCGAGCACGCGGATCGCCGTGCGCACTCGGTCCACCAGATGTGCGCGGACCCCGTCGCCGCCGTTGACCACGCGGGACGCGGTGGCCCGCGACACCCCGGCGTGCGCCGCGACGGCCTCCAGGGTGGGGCGGCTGTCGGGACGCGGTTCGGTCACGGATGCTCCTCCACGGTGCCTGCGGGCGGTGGCTTCGACGGGCAGCAGGGTAACCGGTGATCGCCCCCGGTCGCTGCCCCGCAGGCGGGTTACGGCCGCGTGACGGCCCGCTCCAGCAGGCCCCGTAGGACGCCCTGTTCCTCCGGGGCGAGGCCGGACAGCGGCGAGTCCACGGCGAGCAGCGCGAGGAGGCGCTCGCGCAGTGCGATCCCCTCGGCGGTGAGGACGAGCTGCTTCGCGCGGCGGTCGGTGGGGTGCGGATGGCGCCCGATCAGGCTCTGCTTCTCCAGCTTGTCGACGACGAAGGTGGTGTTGGAGGGCTCGCAGCTCATGCGTTCGGCGAGCTCCCGCATGGTCATCGGCCCGCTCATCTCGCGTAGCGCGGTCGCCTGCGACGC
Protein-coding sequences here:
- a CDS encoding MarR family winged helix-turn-helix transcriptional regulator, which produces MTTPPELQAIAERQLCGLVNGLAQRIAEHVRERASALGLTASQATALREMSGPMTMRELAERMSCEPSNTTFVVDKLEKQSLIGRHPHPTDRRAKQLVLTAEGIALRERLLALLAVDSPLSGLAPEEQGVLRGLLERAVTRP